In one [Limnothrix rosea] IAM M-220 genomic region, the following are encoded:
- a CDS encoding ComEA family DNA-binding protein, producing the protein MKFLRRKQLHQRLRQDPYYRFKSLEEILWAAEFGVRIDVNRAAVDDLLRLPGISIHQAKAIISLTNNGVQFLSLEDFAAALGMAIARLQPLEPILNFSYYAPEVTPQKLRINQANPTELTQIPTIDLPLAQRIVNERQRGLYTNLAQMQQRLELSGQVISELLPWLSFS; encoded by the coding sequence GATCCCTACTATCGTTTCAAATCCCTAGAAGAAATCCTCTGGGCGGCTGAGTTTGGGGTGCGTATTGATGTAAATCGCGCTGCTGTGGATGATTTACTACGCTTACCCGGAATTTCTATTCATCAGGCCAAGGCGATTATTTCTCTCACAAACAACGGTGTTCAGTTCTTGTCTTTGGAGGATTTTGCGGCGGCCTTGGGGATGGCGATCGCCCGTCTGCAGCCCCTTGAGCCGATTCTCAATTTTTCCTACTATGCTCCAGAAGTCACCCCTCAAAAATTACGCATTAACCAAGCTAACCCCACAGAATTAACCCAAATCCCGACCATCGATTTACCCCTTGCCCAACGCATTGTGAACGAACGTCAACGCGGCCTCTACACAAACTTGGCACAAATGCAGCAACGACTTGAGTTGTCCGGACAAGTAATCAGCGAACTATTACCATGGTTGAGCTTTTCGTAA